ATGGCAAGAAAAGAGTTTAGATATCGCGGTTACACCCTTGAAGAGCTCTTAAACATGCCTCTTGATAAGGTAGCTGAGCTTTTCCCTGCAAGACAGAGGAGAAGCTTGAAGAGAGGTTTTAGTCCAGAGCAGAAGAAGCTCTTGAGGAAGATTAGGCTGGCTAAGAAGGGCAAATACAAGAAGCCCATCAGAACACACTGCAGGGACATGGTAATCCTCCCAGAGATGGTTGGTATAACAATCTACGTTCACAATGGAA
Above is a genomic segment from Thermococcus sp. SY098 containing:
- the rpsS gene encoding 30S ribosomal protein S19 → MARKEFRYRGYTLEELLNMPLDKVAELFPARQRRSLKRGFSPEQKKLLRKIRLAKKGKYKKPIRTHCRDMVILPEMVGITIYVHNGKEFVPVEIKPEMIGHYLGEFALTRKRVQHGSPGVGATRSSMFVAIK